The following are encoded in a window of Pyrenophora tritici-repentis strain M4 chromosome 6, whole genome shotgun sequence genomic DNA:
- a CDS encoding WcaG, Nucleoside-diphosphate-sugar epimerase yields MSNNILITGGAGFLGPMLAAKLLQDPSNNIVLTDLHTPQRPAGISSSTSNMELTAADLTSQADITKLLSLRPQWSAIFLFHGIMSVGCEENPALSTKVNLDATLSVLTSISKLKQPSKPRIVYASTQAVYGPPYTASGPITDDTPATPIGVYGTHKAIMEYHINDLNRRGLIDAFAVRLPTVVVRPGAPSRSAAAFLSGMIREPMAGLECIVPISDRSARQMICSPRVMIENFVRVMKAPADAMPPHLRAVYMPGISVTLGDMYAAFEAVCGKDKLGLLREEVDEEAKRLLDSWPQTAEYGNATRMGLLFDESCEQIYREYADSLKAQ; encoded by the coding sequence ATGTCGAACAACATCCTCATCACCGGCGGCGCAGGCTTCCTGGGCCCCATGCTCGCCGCCAAGTTGCTACAAGATCCCTCCAACAACATCGTCCTCACCGATCTTCACACACCCCAGCGGCCAGCCGGAATTTCATCTTCGACATCCAACATGGAGCTCACAGCCGCAGACCTCACCTCACAAGCCGACATCACCAAGCTCCTTTCCTTGCGCCCACAATGGTCCGCCATCTTCCTTTTCCACGGCATAATGTCCGTCGGCTGCGAGGAGAACCCCGCGCTTTCCACAAAAGTCAACCTAGACGCCACGCTCTCTGTTCTCACGTCCATCTCAAAACTCAAACAACCCTCCAAACCCCGCATTGTCTACGCTTCCACACAGGCTGTGTACGGCCCTCCTTATACGGCGTCGGGCCCCATTACAGATGATACGCCCGCGACACCAATCGGCGTCTACGGCACACACAAGGCCATCATGGAATACCACATCAACGATCTCAACCGCCGCGGTCTAATCGATGCCTTCGCCGTACGTCTACCCACCGTAGTCGTGCGTCCAGGAGCGCCTTCACGATCAGCAGCAGCGTTCCTAAGCGGTATGATCCGCGAGCCCATGGCCGGACTCGAATGCATAGTACCTATTAGCGACCGTTCGGCCCGCCAGATGATATGTTCGCCCCGCGTCATGATTGAGAACTTCGTGCGTGTAATGAAGGCTCCCGCGGATGCTATGCCGCCGCACCTGCGCGCGGTGTACATGCCGGGAATCAGTGTTACGCTGGGAGACATGTACGCGGCGTTTGAGGCGGTGTGTGGGAAGGATAAGCTGGGGCTGTTGAGGGAGGAGGTGGATGAAGAGGCGAAGAGGTTGCTGGATAGTTGGCCGCAGACTGCCGAGTATGGAAATGCTACGAGGATGGGGCTGTTATTTGATGAGAGTTGCGAGCAGATTTATAGAGAGTATGCTGATAGCTTGAAGGCACAGTAG
- a CDS encoding GltD, NADPH-dependent glutamate synthase beta chain and related oxidoreductase produces MNKNKDAVVDMYEQLPVPYGLVRYGVAPDHAEVKNCQGTFEEAAQSPQFNYVGNVRVGHDIELAKMKPHYDAILFSYGASEDRQLGIPGENLPGVYSARSFVAWYNGLPEFKSLNPNLQAGEQAVVIGQGNVALDVARMLLTPVHVLQKTDIAEQAIQTLSESKVRSVRVVGRRGPIQAAFTVKEARELMNLPSVTFEPIDRSLYPADIKKLPRVQKRIAEVLLKGSKTDTQDASKRWALEFMQAPRSMQANHGHLSSVMFTKQQFVPDGDPFDQTTRVMPTNEETSLETSLAFRSVGYKSTAIPGLSEIGVPFDEKLGIIPNDMHGRIITPSAGPGNLTAGHVPGLYCAGWVKRGPTGVIASTMQDAFASADIILQDWEQHVPFLNDKTGDNTSTGLGWHGIQKEVEARGVRPLSWDDWKKIDQAERARGKEKGKEREKFQSVEDMLAVLG; encoded by the exons ATGAACAAAAACAAAGATGCCGTCGTCGACATGTACGAGCAACTGCCCGTTCCCTACGGACTCGTCCGCTACGGTGTCGCGCCAGACCACGCAGAAGTCAAGAATTGTCAAGGTACTTTCGAGGAAGCTGCACAATCACCGCAGTTCAATTACGTGGGCAATGTGAGGGTGGGGCATGATATTGAATTGGCCAAGATGAAGCCGCATTACGATGCCATACTCTTCTCATACGGCGCGAGCGAGGACAGGCAGCTAGGCATACCCGGTGAAAACCTACCGGGTGTATATTCTGCAAGATCGTTTGTAGCGTGGTACAACGGCTTGCCGGAATTCAAAAGCTTGAACCCAAATCTACAGGCTGGTGAACAGGCGGTTGTCATTGGTCAAGGGAATGTAGCTTTGGATGTTGCGCGCATGCTTTTGACCCCAGTACATGTGCTGCAGAAGACGGATATTGCCGAGCAAGCCATACAGACACTGTCAGAGAGCAAAGTGCGATCGGTTCGAGTTGTTGGTCGCCGTGGACCCATACAG GCTGCCTTTACAGTCAAGGAAGCTCGCGAGCTCATGAATTTACCATCCGTTACTTTCGAACCCATCGACCGCTCCCTCTATCCCGCCGATATCAAGAAGCTCCCACGCGTCCAGAAACGTATAGCAGAAGTCCTTCTCAAAGGCTCCAAGACAGACACACAAGACGCGTCCAAGAGATGGGCTCTCGAATTTATGCAGGCACCAAGGTCCATGCAAGCCAACCATGGCCATCTCTCATCAGTGATGTTTACAAAGCAACAATTCGTACCCGACGGCGATCCCTTCGACCAAACAACCCGCGTCATGCCTACAAACGAGGAGACTAGTCTTGAAACATCCCTAGCTTTTCGCTCCGTGGGCTACAAGTCCACCGCCATACCCGGCCTATCAGAAATTGGCGTTCCCTTTGACGAGAAACTAGGCATAATCCCCAATGACATGCATGGCCGTATCATCACACCATCAGCCGGTCCTGGAAACCTAACAGCAGGCCACGTCCCCGGGCTCTACTGTGCAGGCTGGGTCAAGCGCGGACCCACCGGTGTCATCGCCAGCACAATGCAAGATGCCTTTGCCTCTGCAGATATCATCCTCCAGGATTGGGAGCAACATGTACCGTTCCTAAACGACAAAACCGGTGACAATACAAGTACGGGACTGGGCTGGCATGGCATCCAAAAGGAAGTCGAAGCCAGGGGTGTTAGACCCTTGAGCTGGGACGACTGGAAGAAAATTGACCAGGCTGAACGGGCGAGGGGAAAGGAaaagggcaaggaaaggGAAAAGTTTCAGAGTGTAGAGGATATGTTGGCTGTTCTGGGGTAA
- a CDS encoding Herpes-BLLF1 multi-domain protein: protein MTGRWQPYMYAAQRDSMADTDPTQPIFDPKAVTRASRMPASPPKKKKEGPLIDFNQHPDSYLVLPYGKTDAKPMTNKIKTFINIARWTQFALRLLTLCGAVGVLLCGIFIQGAQDSEGYIMRVPPCVDLGVCLYAVYHLLRNPKTRPAGSSASYHFFALVADCSFIPFYVFTVLMARRNADMQAGTTGRWRTMFPTDAETDKVLMSTWLTGITVGALHLVSTFLDMYLALVFRKIAKLPPDMNPLEDNLTSRRKTKHKHKNSSISASTPLTSYQEKRFSDQSTVAGDQTSRPVSLIYSDFKSPEKAIPFMHTRTASDITYSPHTPASARQSRERQSLYSQPASAHQSRKDLNNRGDLLSRQDSDHQTLAQRKSMLSEKANIKRHSRNDSYITTASRQDIYNPTGENEAEKQDAAGDLSLQRNSQQSLKQDNWFVYPEQEGEEHEEEHEIPAPTHRQSMFSSNKGYTTVSRYEEETSDMEEDEAAAKHLIPQPLSMNPPNPTARHIPREIRRTNPLPLLQHTKNTIKRTGETGYTPQKAHSPRVVSRSGVDYVNPYEFDDGGEDLGTLSLGRGGRRRDVSGKIAEEGRGGMTVVQRRVSGVAAAY, encoded by the exons ATGACGGGCCGCTGGCAGCCCTATATGTACGCGGCGCAAAGGGACTCCATGGCCGACACGGATCCTACGCAGCCCATATTCGATCCCAAGGCAGTTACCAGGGCGAGTCGTATGCCTGCTTCGCCaccgaagaagaagaaagagggTCCTTTGATCGACTTCAACCAACACCCGGATAGCTATCTGGTCCTTCCGTATGGCAAGACGGACGCAAAACCCATGACCAACAAAATCAAGACTTTCATCAACATTGCGCGATGGACGCAGTTTGCGCTCAGGCTGCTTACTTTGTGTGGCGCAGTTGGTGTTTTGTTGTGCGGAATCTTCATCCAGGGCGCGCAGGATTCAGAAGGATACATAATGAGGGTCCCG CCTTGTGTGGACCTCGGTGTCTGCTTGTACGCGGTATACCACTTACTTCGAAATCCCAAAACGCGACCAGCCGGTAGCTCCGCCAGCTACCACTTCTTTGCCCTCGTCGCCGACTGCAGCTTCATCCCGTTTTACGTCTTCACGGTGCTCATGGCCCGACGCAACGCCGACATGCAGGCTGGAACAACGGGACGCTGGCGGACAATGTTCCCTACCGACGCGGAAACGGACAAGGTTCTCATGTCAACTTGGCTTACGGGAATAACTGTTGGTGCTCTTCATCTGGTGTCTACTTTCCTCGACATGTACCTTGCACTCGTTTTCCGAAAGATTGCGAAACTGCCCCCGGACATGAATCCTCTCGAGGACAACCTGACGTCGCGCCGAAAGACCAAGCACAAGCACAAGAACTCGTCGATATCTGCCTCTACTCCTCTGACTTCCTACCAAGAGAAGCGTTTCAGTGACCAGAGCACTGTGGCCGGCGATCAAACTTCCAGGCCTGTTTCGCTCATCTACAGCGATTTCAAGAGCCCAGAAAAGGCAATCCCTTTTATGCATACGCGAACGGCCTCTGATATCACGTACTCGCCACATACACCCGCTTCCGCTCGTCAGTCAAGAGAACGACAGTCCTTGTACTCGCAACCAGCGTCTGCGCATCAGTCGCGCAAGGATCTGAATAACCGTGGCGACCTTTTGAGTCGTCAAGACAGTGACCACCAGACTCTGGCGCAGCGCAAGTCGATGCTCTCTGAAAAGGCAAACATCAAGCGACACTCGCGCAATGACTCGTACATCACAACCGCATCGAGACAAGACATATACAACCCGACTGGCGAGAACGAGGCCGAGAAACAAGACGCAGCCGGCGATCTGTCTCTCCAGCGCAACTCGCAACAAAGCCTCAAGCAAGACAACTGGTTCGTCTACCCAGAGCAAGAAGGAGAAGAGCACGAGGAGGAGCATGAAATCCCCGCCCCAACTCACCGCCAATCCATGTTCTCCTCCAACAAGGGCTACACAACTGTGTCCCGCTACGAAGAAGAAACGTCCGACAtggaagaagacgaagccGCCGCCAAACACCTAATCCCGCAACCCCTCTCCATGAACCCCCCCAACCCCACCGCCCGCCACATCCCGCGAGAAATCCGTCGAACGAACCCTCTCCCGCTCCTCCAGCACACGAAAAACAC CATCAAACGCACGGGCGAAACAGGATACACGCCGCAGAAAGCGCATTCGCCGCGTGTGGTCAGTCGCTCGGGTGTGGATTACGTTAATCCGTATGAGTTTGATGATGGTGGTGAGGATTTGGGGACGTTGAGTCTTGGACGCGGGGGGCGGAGACGTGACGTTAGTGGGAAGATTGCTGAGGAGGGGAGGGGTGGGATGACGGTTGTGCAGAGGAGGGTTAGTGGTGTTGCTGCTGCTTATTAG